The Camelina sativa cultivar DH55 chromosome 16, Cs, whole genome shotgun sequence sequence GGTCACTAGCCAGCTCAAAAAGGAATTATAATGGCTGTGAATAAGAGAAGTTAAGAACACGAGAAGAGTCTTCTCCGTTAACAAGTCAGCTTAATGTCACAGGACTCTACTTGTCTTGGCATTTTCATGTTAAATGGAACAAGCaatcaacacaaaaaaattaagagtaaCAGGCAAGCTGTTGTCAACAGTAAGCAGAAGTTGTCTATAATAGGAAAATCTGAAGGGTGACTGAgtgaaaatgtcaaattttcgtctcatgacaaaaaaacacaaagacttaAGAAACAGTCGGCaatcaaccaaaaaagaaaaaaagaaaaaaaagtcccCCTCGATCCAGAGACATCATCCGAAAACTGAAATCTGCTTGAAAAATGTTCCTTATCAACTCTTGTTTGCAACCTAACCGGGAAATAACAAAGATTAGTATCAGTCAAGCAAGCTTATACACAACTGTTGAGTAAGGAACAGAAAAGAAACATACGCTGGGAGCCTGGGAAAGTTGAATAGGATGCTCTCTCTCATTTCTTGTTCCTTGAATTGCgtttcttattcttctcaaAACGTTTATTTTGTCGCTTCAATATAGACACTTCTCCCTCCAAGATCTTCTGGCAATTCTTCATCTCTTCCACAGGATGCCCCTTCTTCAAAACGAGGTTGACAACTTTAGAACATTCGTTTACTGCGTCCTTCACAGCATCCACCCTTCTTTTCCTTTCCTCATTATCAGTCTCATTGTCGATGGCTATTTGGCTTAACTTTTGATACTTATCTAGCACGTCATTGTACTCAGTCAAAGCATTACGGATTATTTGCTTATCAGATGCTCCAACTTCAGACCCCTGAGATGATCCAGAAGCAGCTGTCACAGGTGCAGGCTCAGCTTCTGAAACATTAGACGGAACTTCAGGTGGTCCCGAAGCAGCTGCAAAAAGTACATCCTCAGCTTCTGAAAGCTGAGACAGCAGAGTCTGAGATGCAGGTGGCACAGATGATCTAGATGCAACTGTCACAGGTGTA is a genomic window containing:
- the LOC104753143 gene encoding uncharacterized protein LOC104753143, yielding MISSYSSFALKQMDPYLTGSVLSEVREEVDESVGLASISKSQSHTEKIDYKEAERTPVTVASRSSVPPASQTLLSQLSEAEDVLFAAASGPPEVPSNVSEAEPAPVTAASGSSQGSEVGASDKQIIRNALTEYNDVLDKYQKLSQIAIDNETDNEERKRRVDAVKDAVNECSKVVNLVLKKGHPVEEMKNCQKILEGEVSILKRQNKRFEKNKKRNSRNKK